Proteins found in one Maridesulfovibrio sp. genomic segment:
- a CDS encoding ubiquinone/menaquinone biosynthesis methyltransferase has translation MTQVSHQEHGRKVRDMFGRIAGWYDFLNHFLSAGQDIYWRYRLVKLVRPGKGGRVLDLAAGTLDVSVETLRQYPDVKVLAMDFTHQMLACGKAKKLDGKHAVRRESIATVQADGRLLPLPDECLDGATISFGIRNILPREDCYREVLRTLKPGARFCILEFGSGSKRIWKGFYNFYLNKVLPLLGKVVSGDSGAYSYLADTIRAFPNERALAEELREAGFGRVMFIPLLSGIVYIHVAEKTEE, from the coding sequence ATGACGCAGGTCTCGCATCAGGAACATGGCCGGAAAGTCAGGGACATGTTCGGTAGAATTGCCGGGTGGTACGACTTCTTGAACCATTTTTTAAGTGCCGGGCAGGATATCTACTGGCGCTACCGTCTGGTCAAACTGGTCCGTCCGGGAAAGGGCGGGCGTGTGCTTGATCTCGCAGCCGGCACTCTGGACGTTTCTGTGGAAACTCTGCGGCAGTATCCGGATGTGAAAGTTCTGGCTATGGATTTTACGCATCAGATGCTGGCCTGCGGCAAGGCCAAGAAGCTTGATGGCAAACATGCCGTCCGGCGCGAAAGCATTGCGACAGTTCAGGCTGACGGCAGGCTTTTACCTTTACCTGATGAATGCCTTGACGGGGCCACGATATCTTTTGGCATTAGAAATATCCTCCCGCGTGAGGATTGCTATAGAGAAGTCCTGCGAACTCTTAAACCAGGCGCACGTTTCTGTATTCTTGAGTTCGGTTCCGGAAGCAAGCGTATATGGAAGGGTTTTTATAATTTTTACCTCAACAAGGTTCTACCTCTGCTGGGTAAGGTCGTTTCCGGTGATTCCGGGGCTTATTCCTATCTGGCGGATACGATTCGGGCTTTTCCGAATGAGAGGGCTCTTGCTGAGGAATTGCGTGAAGCTGGTTTTGGACGTGTGATGTTTATCCCTTTGCTTTCAGGGATAGTCTACATACATGTGGCTGAAAAAACGGAAGAGTAG
- a CDS encoding cytochrome c3 family protein, whose translation MKRTLLTCIVTVALVSAVGLFNVYAADAPDELVLKVPLGTKATKHPVSFSHKGHAFIDCRTCHHMWDGNGEIKKCAAEGCHIDGSQKGKKKPTSFYSAFHAKAENSCVGCHKMLGKAEKATGPTKCSDCHRR comes from the coding sequence ATGAAAAGAACACTACTTACCTGCATAGTAACAGTTGCTTTGGTAAGTGCCGTCGGACTCTTCAATGTGTACGCTGCAGATGCTCCCGATGAACTTGTTCTGAAAGTACCTCTCGGCACTAAAGCTACGAAGCATCCGGTTTCTTTTTCTCACAAAGGTCATGCTTTTATTGACTGCCGCACCTGTCACCACATGTGGGACGGTAACGGTGAAATCAAAAAATGTGCTGCTGAAGGCTGTCACATTGACGGTAGCCAAAAAGGTAAAAAGAAACCTACTTCTTTTTACTCTGCTTTCCACGCAAAAGCTGAAAACAGCTGTGTTGGCTGCCACAAAATGCTGGGAAAAGCTGAAAAGGCAACCGGACCGACTAAGTGCAGCGACTGTCACCGCAGGTGA
- a CDS encoding cytochrome c3 family protein, whose protein sequence is MKKTLLICMVAAALVCAFALPSLYAVDAPGDMVLKAPAGAKTKKSPVDFSHKGHAALDCAKCHHKWDGKGEIKKCSVEGCHIDTSKKGKKKPTSFYSAFHAKADNSCVGCHKALKKAKKAAGPTKCGDCHPKK, encoded by the coding sequence ATGAAAAAGACCCTGCTTATCTGTATGGTAGCAGCTGCTCTGGTATGTGCTTTCGCGCTTCCCAGCCTGTACGCTGTTGATGCTCCCGGTGACATGGTTCTGAAAGCACCTGCCGGTGCGAAGACTAAAAAATCTCCGGTTGATTTCTCTCACAAAGGCCATGCGGCCCTTGACTGTGCTAAATGTCACCACAAATGGGACGGTAAAGGTGAGATCAAGAAATGTTCTGTAGAAGGTTGTCACATTGACACCAGCAAAAAAGGTAAAAAGAAACCTACTTCTTTTTACTCTGCTTTCCACGCAAAAGCTGACAACAGCTGTGTGGGCTGTCATAAAGCTCTGAAAAAAGCCAAAAAGGCAGCAGGCCCGACTAAGTGCGGCGACTGTCACCCCAAGAAATAA
- the cobJ gene encoding precorrin-3B C(17)-methyltransferase — MRSGGNETGRCKGNLCSQDQKHAGDSGDSKGCIKVIGLGPGDECLLAPLARQAIAEADAVVGYTGYIKLVPQELLEGREILSTGMMAEVERCRKAVEAAVAGRNVVMVCSGDPGIYAMSGLVMELLEADDLFGKVRFEVVPGIPAFSAAAAILGAPLMHDFASISLSDLLTPWEKIEKRLKAAADADFVIAIYNPRSKKRAGHLGEAVEILKKYREGSTPLGIVNRAYRDGQKVQVVTLDSLDVNEVDMQTILIVGNSSTREVAGKMLTPRGYANKYDI, encoded by the coding sequence ATGCGAAGCGGCGGCAATGAAACTGGCAGATGTAAAGGAAATCTTTGTTCCCAAGACCAAAAGCACGCGGGTGACAGTGGCGATAGCAAAGGTTGCATCAAGGTAATCGGGCTAGGACCCGGTGATGAGTGCCTGCTTGCTCCTTTGGCCCGGCAGGCTATTGCAGAGGCCGACGCGGTGGTCGGTTACACCGGATATATTAAGCTAGTTCCACAGGAATTACTTGAAGGCAGAGAGATCCTTTCCACCGGCATGATGGCGGAAGTAGAACGCTGCCGCAAGGCTGTAGAAGCTGCCGTGGCGGGGCGCAATGTGGTAATGGTCTGCAGTGGCGATCCCGGCATTTACGCCATGTCCGGTCTGGTGATGGAGCTTTTGGAAGCGGATGATCTTTTCGGCAAAGTCCGTTTTGAAGTCGTGCCGGGTATTCCGGCATTTTCCGCAGCGGCAGCTATCTTAGGAGCTCCGCTCATGCACGATTTTGCCTCCATAAGCCTCAGCGACCTGCTCACCCCTTGGGAAAAAATTGAGAAAAGGCTGAAGGCCGCGGCTGATGCTGACTTTGTGATTGCTATCTACAATCCGCGTTCTAAGAAAAGGGCCGGCCATCTCGGTGAAGCCGTTGAAATTTTAAAAAAATATCGCGAAGGCTCCACCCCGCTGGGCATTGTAAACCGGGCCTATCGTGACGGGCAGAAAGTGCAGGTTGTCACTCTGGATAGTCTGGACGTGAACGAAGTGGACATGCAAACTATTCTGATTGTTGGTAATTCTTCAACTCGGGAGGTTGCCGGAAAAATGCTTACCCCGCGCGGTTACGCCAACAAGTATGATATTTGA
- a CDS encoding cobalt-precorrin 5A hydrolase — MGNRIAIYALTERGAKVARKLAALISADSYVLDRYATKNDIPFTSLKDIVADKFTEYGSHVFVTASGIAVRMIAPFLKSKAEDPAVVVVDQEGEFAVSLVSGHLGGANELARLIADKIGATPVITTATDCAGVPSMDLLARDQGLIIGDIGLIKHINAAILDGEQIPVYDPDGFLDLSGFSEYFYGVETVTGLDSCSCGIVVDWRRHDLSKKVLSLYPRCLSLGVGCRRGVPADEILELVRSVVAENKISFESIFCMGSIDAKSDESGMLEAAEILGLDLKFFSAVELNEIEVINPSGMVMKHMGVGGVCEAAAMKLADVKEIFVPKTKSTRVTVAIAKVASR; from the coding sequence ATGGGAAATCGTATAGCTATATACGCCCTTACGGAAAGAGGGGCAAAGGTTGCTCGAAAACTAGCTGCCCTAATTTCTGCCGACAGCTACGTGCTGGATCGCTACGCAACGAAAAATGATATCCCTTTTACTTCCCTCAAAGATATAGTTGCCGATAAGTTTACCGAGTACGGGAGTCATGTTTTTGTTACAGCGTCCGGGATAGCGGTGCGTATGATTGCGCCTTTTTTGAAAAGCAAAGCCGAGGACCCGGCGGTGGTTGTTGTTGATCAGGAAGGGGAGTTCGCAGTCAGCCTCGTTTCCGGGCATCTGGGCGGGGCCAATGAACTTGCCCGGTTGATCGCTGATAAAATCGGGGCCACCCCGGTGATTACCACGGCCACGGATTGTGCGGGAGTTCCTTCGATGGACCTGCTTGCCCGTGATCAGGGGCTGATTATCGGCGATATCGGTTTAATTAAGCATATCAATGCCGCAATTCTGGATGGAGAGCAGATTCCTGTTTATGATCCTGACGGTTTTTTGGATCTATCCGGTTTCAGTGAATATTTTTATGGAGTGGAAACAGTCACAGGACTCGATTCCTGCTCTTGCGGAATTGTTGTGGACTGGCGGCGGCATGATCTTTCTAAAAAGGTGTTATCCCTGTATCCCCGCTGCCTGAGCCTTGGAGTAGGATGCCGGCGCGGAGTTCCTGCGGATGAGATTCTGGAGTTGGTTCGCAGTGTTGTTGCGGAGAATAAAATTTCATTTGAGTCCATATTTTGCATGGGTTCAATTGATGCAAAAAGTGATGAATCCGGAATGTTGGAGGCCGCTGAAATTTTAGGACTTGATTTGAAATTTTTCAGTGCGGTGGAACTTAATGAAATTGAAGTCATCAATCCTTCGGGAATGGTGATGAAACATATGGGAGTCGGCGGCGTATGCGAAGCGGCGGCAATGAAACTGGCAGATGTAAAGGAAATCTTTGTTCCCAAGACCAAAAGCACGCGGGTGACAGTGGCGATAGCAAAGGTTGCATCAAGGTAA
- the hemL gene encoding glutamate-1-semialdehyde 2,1-aminomutase, producing MASSSELFNKAQKLLPGGVNSPVRACKSVGCDPLFIEKADGSRMWSVEGQELIDYVMSWGPMMLGHGYEPIKEAAHKAVDMGASYGAPCPGEIELAEEIIKMVPSIEMVRMVNSGTEATMSALRLARGVTGRDKVLKFEGCYHGHSDCFLASAGSGLATFSIPGTPGVPEGTVKDTLLAPYNDLDAVKAVFEKEGKNIAAIIVEPVAGNMGLVLPKEGFLEGLRALCDEYGALLIFDEVITGFRVTSGGVGLRFNVTPDLTTLGKIIGGGFPVGCYGGKKEYMERISPCGDVYQAGTLSGNPVAMAAGVATLRALQQQDYEALEARTLKLAQDMKAALEANGFKMTLNHVASIFTLFFTDQEVTDFESAKTGDAELYSKFYRHMRENGVNLAPSSFECTFTSFAHSEEDYEATLEAVKRFKG from the coding sequence ATGGCTTCATCGTCTGAACTTTTTAATAAGGCCCAGAAACTGCTGCCCGGCGGAGTGAACAGCCCGGTCCGAGCCTGCAAATCCGTAGGTTGCGATCCTCTTTTTATCGAAAAGGCCGATGGCAGCCGTATGTGGTCCGTGGAAGGACAGGAACTTATCGATTATGTCATGAGCTGGGGCCCGATGATGCTTGGCCATGGCTATGAACCAATCAAAGAAGCAGCTCATAAAGCTGTTGATATGGGCGCAAGTTACGGCGCTCCCTGCCCCGGTGAAATCGAATTGGCCGAAGAGATCATCAAAATGGTTCCTTCCATTGAAATGGTCCGCATGGTCAACTCCGGAACCGAGGCAACCATGTCCGCTCTGCGTCTTGCTCGTGGCGTTACCGGACGTGATAAAGTCCTCAAGTTTGAAGGCTGCTATCACGGTCACAGTGATTGCTTTCTCGCCAGCGCAGGATCCGGCCTGGCAACATTTTCCATCCCCGGTACCCCCGGCGTTCCCGAGGGAACTGTAAAAGATACGCTGCTTGCTCCTTACAACGATCTTGATGCCGTCAAAGCGGTATTCGAGAAAGAAGGCAAGAACATCGCGGCTATTATAGTTGAGCCTGTCGCCGGTAACATGGGACTGGTACTGCCTAAAGAAGGCTTTCTCGAAGGGCTGCGCGCTCTTTGCGATGAATATGGCGCATTGTTAATTTTTGACGAAGTTATTACCGGATTCCGCGTTACTTCCGGCGGAGTTGGCCTCCGTTTTAACGTAACCCCGGACCTGACCACCCTCGGTAAGATCATCGGCGGCGGTTTTCCTGTCGGCTGCTACGGCGGTAAAAAGGAATATATGGAACGTATATCACCCTGCGGTGATGTCTATCAGGCAGGAACTCTTTCCGGTAACCCGGTAGCAATGGCAGCTGGTGTGGCCACCCTGCGTGCCCTGCAGCAGCAGGATTACGAAGCTCTTGAAGCCCGAACCCTCAAGCTGGCGCAGGACATGAAGGCGGCTCTGGAAGCAAACGGATTCAAGATGACCCTTAACCACGTTGCCTCCATTTTCACTCTGTTCTTTACTGATCAGGAAGTGACTGATTTTGAATCCGCCAAGACTGGTGATGCCGAACTTTATTCCAAATTCTACCGCCACATGCGGGAGAACGGCGTAAATCTCGCTCCATCCAGCTTCGAGTGTACTTTTACTTCTTTCGCGCATAGCGAAGAAGATTACGAAGCCACTCTGGAAGCAGTTAAAAGATTTAAAGGCTAG
- a CDS encoding Lrp/AsnC family transcriptional regulator, which translates to MAIKFTEIEKNILALAGKNLSWSATPYADIAEQVGCSEQEVLDLLSRLKDDKIIRRFGATLRHQKAGYGANAMVAWRVTEDQEPEKVGEFMAARPEISHCYLRCTYDDWPYNLYTMIHGKGPEDCKKVVAELMEQTGITDHCILRSLKELKKTSMVYFEEK; encoded by the coding sequence ATGGCTATTAAATTTACAGAAATTGAAAAAAATATTCTGGCACTGGCGGGAAAAAATCTTTCCTGGAGTGCAACTCCATATGCAGACATTGCCGAGCAGGTCGGCTGTTCTGAGCAGGAAGTGCTGGATCTCTTGAGCAGGCTTAAAGATGATAAGATAATCCGCCGTTTCGGGGCAACCTTACGTCATCAAAAGGCCGGTTATGGTGCAAATGCCATGGTTGCATGGCGCGTAACCGAAGATCAGGAACCGGAAAAAGTCGGCGAATTTATGGCAGCACGTCCAGAGATAAGCCATTGTTATCTGCGCTGTACTTATGACGACTGGCCGTACAATCTTTATACAATGATCCACGGCAAAGGTCCTGAAGATTGCAAAAAAGTCGTAGCCGAGCTGATGGAACAGACAGGTATCACCGATCATTGCATCCTGCGCAGTCTCAAAGAATTGAAAAAGACCTCCATGGTCTATTTTGAAGAGAAATAG
- a CDS encoding NapC/NirT family cytochrome c, with translation MPVNPKKKGDGGFSRRWRWGVVSGLLIAVVMVLTSGYMVNVTNTDVFCQTCHAMKPFRASWQQAVHGGHNDKGFAAQCVDCHLPHGNFVVYMSAKAYTGTRDIIMNLYIDPAEYDWAANAEKHRLKFTYDNACRHCHIKLEPVGVKPGALLAHRAYLYGQTDKKCASCHPHVGHKNMIEMANKFFKKDL, from the coding sequence ATGCCGGTAAACCCTAAGAAAAAAGGGGATGGCGGATTCAGTCGCAGATGGCGTTGGGGAGTTGTATCGGGACTTTTGATTGCGGTGGTTATGGTTCTGACTTCAGGTTATATGGTAAACGTCACAAATACCGACGTATTCTGCCAGACCTGTCATGCCATGAAACCGTTTCGCGCTTCCTGGCAGCAAGCCGTGCACGGGGGGCATAATGACAAAGGCTTCGCAGCGCAATGCGTAGATTGTCATCTGCCGCACGGTAACTTTGTGGTATACATGTCCGCAAAAGCCTACACCGGAACCCGCGACATAATCATGAATCTCTACATCGACCCAGCCGAGTACGACTGGGCCGCCAATGCAGAGAAGCACCGGCTCAAATTCACTTATGACAATGCCTGCAGGCACTGCCATATAAAGCTTGAGCCTGTCGGTGTTAAACCGGGTGCTCTTCTCGCCCACCGGGCTTATCTCTACGGACAGACCGACAAAAAATGCGCAAGTTGTCACCCGCATGTCGGTCACAAAAACATGATTGAAATGGCTAACAAGTTCTTTAAAAAGGACTTATGA
- a CDS encoding multiheme c-type cytochrome, translating into MLKQMVKVMTIAMAIAMSAALCFAANAPFPNLAPKELVVKRGFSKEATSCIECHAKKTPGIVENWKLGKMAHATVSCYDCHVVEKSSSMASQCEGIKGTEIYISPMVSSKTCSRCHPQEVDQFLKSGHAKLAGAPVIDNKKFQKLMYYYEGGVFMGVKEGSGPSIASRASGCQICHGTKVELGPDNKPIKLTWPGGIGTRYPDGSIGTCTVCHTRHMFSIEEARKPEACGSCHLGPDHPQKEIYEESKHGQYYEAHGENWKWDSAPDTWQPGDYDAPTCAVCHMSGIGELNTTHNVNERLKWDLMHKTSVIRSGARGDGEKGDKLMRKVCANCHGKTHTDVQRKMLDDAVELYNSYWAGAEKMKKELTEKGLLIKDDPWNDGFQELEYYLWHHCGRRARHGTAMNGPDYSHWHGFFQVFQVYKDMQKIYEYRIKHGKIEELSHVMSTGPI; encoded by the coding sequence ATGTTGAAACAGATGGTTAAAGTTATGACGATTGCAATGGCAATCGCAATGTCCGCAGCACTGTGTTTTGCTGCTAACGCACCTTTCCCCAATCTCGCACCCAAAGAACTGGTTGTGAAGAGGGGCTTTTCAAAAGAAGCTACCAGCTGTATCGAGTGTCACGCCAAAAAGACACCCGGAATCGTCGAAAACTGGAAACTGGGCAAGATGGCTCACGCCACTGTTTCCTGCTACGACTGTCACGTTGTAGAAAAAAGCTCATCCATGGCTAGCCAGTGTGAAGGTATCAAAGGTACCGAAATTTACATTTCGCCCATGGTTTCTTCCAAAACCTGTTCCCGCTGCCATCCGCAGGAAGTTGACCAGTTCTTAAAGAGCGGCCATGCCAAGCTTGCAGGTGCACCGGTTATTGATAACAAAAAATTCCAAAAACTTATGTACTACTATGAAGGCGGCGTCTTCATGGGTGTAAAAGAAGGTTCAGGACCGAGCATAGCTTCCCGAGCCTCAGGTTGTCAGATTTGTCACGGAACCAAAGTAGAACTGGGTCCGGACAACAAACCCATCAAACTCACATGGCCCGGCGGTATCGGTACACGCTACCCTGACGGGTCAATCGGAACCTGTACTGTCTGTCACACCAGACACATGTTCTCCATTGAAGAAGCACGCAAGCCCGAAGCTTGCGGCAGCTGCCACCTCGGCCCGGACCATCCGCAGAAAGAAATCTACGAAGAATCCAAGCACGGCCAGTACTATGAAGCTCACGGTGAAAACTGGAAATGGGACAGCGCACCTGATACTTGGCAACCCGGCGATTACGACGCACCGACATGTGCTGTCTGCCATATGTCCGGCATCGGTGAGCTTAATACCACTCACAACGTAAATGAACGTCTGAAGTGGGATCTCATGCACAAGACCAGTGTAATCCGCAGCGGCGCACGCGGCGATGGTGAAAAGGGCGACAAGCTTATGCGTAAAGTCTGCGCAAACTGTCATGGCAAGACCCATACCGACGTGCAACGCAAGATGCTTGATGATGCTGTAGAGCTCTACAATTCATATTGGGCAGGCGCTGAAAAGATGAAAAAGGAACTGACAGAAAAAGGACTCCTGATCAAAGATGATCCTTGGAATGACGGTTTCCAGGAACTTGAGTACTACCTCTGGCACCATTGCGGTCGTCGCGCACGTCACGGTACTGCAATGAACGGTCCTGACTACTCGCACTGGCACGGTTTCTTCCAGGTCTTCCAGGTATACAAAGATATGCAGAAAATCTACGAATACCGCATCAAGCACGGTAAGATCGAAGAACTGTCCCATGTAATGAGCACAGGGCCTATCTAA
- a CDS encoding NAD(P)H-dependent glycerol-3-phosphate dehydrogenase, translated as MKIAVIGAGAWGTTLANTLAKKGIDTHLWVREEELSQEINKTGYNSVFLPDFKLSENLKASSDAEKVITGADYYILVVPSQFLRSSLTEMKPYFPKNPAVICASKGIELNTGAPMSQVVNEALEGLNPRFAHLSGPTFAYELSSELPTSIVLGCDDEKLAAEVQDFFSTSYLRIYTNPDYRGVEIGGAIKNIMAIAAGMADGLKFGHNTRAALITRGIAEMSRLGVAMGAEPSTFMGLSGMGDLVLTCTGDLSRNRQVGIKLGQGLKLSEILKMRMVAEGVKTTESVHLLAKKLGVELPITEQVYKILYEDKDPATAVGDLMNRDLKAE; from the coding sequence ATGAAAATAGCAGTAATCGGTGCAGGAGCATGGGGAACCACCCTTGCCAACACATTAGCCAAGAAAGGAATCGATACCCATCTGTGGGTCCGCGAAGAAGAGCTCAGCCAAGAAATAAATAAAACCGGATACAATAGTGTATTTCTGCCTGATTTCAAACTGTCCGAAAACCTTAAAGCCAGCAGTGATGCCGAGAAAGTAATCACCGGGGCCGACTACTACATTCTTGTTGTCCCCAGTCAGTTTTTACGTAGCTCCCTGACGGAGATGAAACCGTATTTCCCGAAAAACCCGGCTGTCATCTGCGCCAGCAAAGGAATTGAGCTGAACACGGGAGCACCGATGTCTCAGGTTGTAAACGAAGCATTGGAAGGACTTAACCCCAGATTCGCTCATCTCTCAGGCCCCACCTTCGCCTACGAGCTGAGTTCTGAACTTCCGACATCCATCGTGCTCGGCTGTGATGACGAAAAGCTGGCCGCAGAGGTTCAGGATTTCTTCTCCACCTCATACTTGCGGATCTACACCAATCCGGATTACCGAGGTGTTGAAATAGGCGGTGCCATAAAAAATATTATGGCCATCGCCGCAGGTATGGCCGACGGTTTGAAATTCGGGCATAACACACGTGCGGCACTGATCACCCGGGGGATTGCTGAAATGAGCCGGTTGGGTGTTGCCATGGGCGCTGAACCTTCCACCTTTATGGGCCTTTCCGGCATGGGCGACCTTGTGCTGACCTGCACTGGAGACCTTTCCCGCAACAGGCAGGTGGGCATCAAGCTTGGACAAGGTTTGAAATTGAGTGAAATCCTGAAAATGCGTATGGTAGCCGAAGGAGTTAAAACTACCGAGTCGGTTCATTTACTGGCAAAGAAGCTAGGTGTAGAGCTGCCCATTACCGAACAGGTATACAAGATTTTATATGAAGATAAAGACCCCGCCACCGCGGTAGGCGACCTGATGAACCGCGACCTTAAAGCGGAGTAA
- a CDS encoding chemotaxis protein translates to MSDNEILLDAGTNEFEIIEFFIDDVHEDKLERDYFGINVAKVLEVVEAPKGLESAEGAPHPSYLGTMSLRDIILPVINLADWLDIERKESENELIVVTEINNVITGFLVTGVTQIHRIGWGDLKTPNKYIADMPTNCITGTVQIDDRFVLMIDLERILGELDPEMAERNDGKVYSAPEKMTAVLVDDSVSVRALLNKNFESANFEVKLYTNGQEALDGLKEMSAEAREKGGSISEMVDVVVSDIEMPQMDGYTLTKNIKNHADLSRLPVILFSSLITKGLYHKGEAVKADDQITKPEFNELTGRAIALVEKYRDRLQSA, encoded by the coding sequence ATGTCGGATAATGAGATATTGCTTGATGCAGGTACTAATGAATTTGAAATTATCGAGTTTTTTATCGACGATGTCCACGAAGACAAGCTCGAACGTGATTATTTCGGCATAAACGTGGCTAAAGTGCTTGAGGTTGTTGAGGCTCCCAAGGGACTTGAGTCTGCCGAGGGAGCACCGCATCCCAGTTATCTTGGAACCATGTCCCTGCGTGATATTATTCTTCCGGTCATAAACCTTGCGGACTGGCTTGATATCGAGCGTAAAGAATCCGAGAATGAACTCATCGTGGTCACTGAGATAAACAATGTAATAACCGGATTTCTAGTCACCGGAGTGACTCAGATTCACCGTATCGGCTGGGGAGATCTTAAAACCCCGAATAAATATATCGCGGATATGCCGACCAACTGCATAACCGGAACAGTTCAGATCGATGACCGTTTTGTGTTGATGATCGACCTTGAGCGTATTCTGGGCGAACTTGATCCTGAAATGGCCGAAAGAAATGACGGAAAAGTATATTCCGCACCGGAAAAAATGACGGCAGTGCTGGTTGACGATTCCGTTTCCGTGCGGGCTCTGCTTAATAAGAATTTCGAGTCTGCCAACTTTGAGGTCAAACTTTATACCAACGGACAGGAAGCGCTGGATGGCTTGAAGGAAATGAGCGCAGAAGCCCGTGAAAAAGGCGGTTCCATAAGTGAGATGGTGGACGTTGTTGTGTCCGATATCGAGATGCCTCAGATGGACGGATATACCCTGACAAAGAATATCAAGAATCATGCTGATCTTTCCAGACTTCCGGTTATACTCTTCTCTTCGCTGATTACCAAAGGGCTGTACCATAAGGGCGAAGCGGTAAAGGCGGATGACCAGATTACCAAACCGGAATTCAATGAGCTGACCGGCCGGGCCATTGCCCTTGTTGAGAAATACAGGGACCGCTTGCAGTCCGCATAG